In Campylobacter concisus, a single window of DNA contains:
- a CDS encoding flagellar assembly protein A: MSENVQENERFLPPTQIQTSTPYISLKELSKQYSVPVEFIDFKILDILTYYKNKDNEEPVFVPEENLDFFDDNAFYLDETLEIEQVYDVEFFDVRLNAVPKLPKIEIGVNSTVTKVVAKVKATKDCEYEQHYEDKLFEYIAKQLMKAQILIGIRIGKLKDELKQIASVVHVKGELDKDYILNITQGINPKKATDAKILYYYKDKLDAIKEEDKVDYADRGFVFGVAQDEVIMEEKKSHEGQNGRDARGKLLAVEKPKEDTGKEISISENIERVENDDSIIYIAKKSGYVVEKNGSFDIEERIEINEANFKTTGSIQAGTDTNVTLVVRETDTIKDAIGTGIIVEADEIEVKGNVGANAMVKANEVIIGGQTHQKAKIYAKNAKISIHIGKVEAENVEIDRLEGGNVVAKRVKINSVVGGSITAQNIQINTLGSNCTITASHLIDVRYLRGTDNKFIIDTSKMPESAEATQEQLNKIEYTKAELASLLKNIETKKNVINENKDSIYTIKAKVEELSKAKVIPPVTFMKKLKEYQGLVNEYNTLLKIFKDKKELLSTLKDELEIMQNGIFSAKVINRGNWVELNEIRFVIVDPPQNVTYISKQNETAHAITLEKIGDGDEAEYKIKKSNKLEDYTDTNF, from the coding sequence TTGAGCGAGAACGTGCAAGAAAACGAGAGATTTTTACCGCCAACGCAAATTCAAACTTCAACGCCTTATATATCGCTTAAAGAACTAAGCAAACAATACAGCGTACCGGTAGAATTTATAGATTTTAAAATTTTAGACATTTTGACTTATTATAAAAATAAAGATAATGAAGAGCCAGTTTTTGTCCCTGAAGAAAATTTAGACTTTTTTGATGATAATGCATTTTATCTTGACGAGACACTAGAGATCGAGCAGGTCTATGATGTGGAATTTTTTGATGTTAGGCTAAATGCTGTGCCAAAGCTTCCAAAGATAGAAATCGGTGTAAATTCAACAGTTACAAAAGTAGTCGCAAAGGTAAAAGCCACAAAAGATTGTGAATACGAACAGCATTACGAAGATAAACTTTTTGAATATATCGCCAAACAGCTTATGAAAGCTCAAATTTTAATAGGCATAAGGATCGGTAAACTAAAAGACGAGCTAAAACAAATCGCCTCAGTTGTGCATGTAAAGGGTGAACTTGATAAAGACTACATACTAAACATAACACAAGGTATAAATCCAAAAAAAGCTACCGATGCAAAGATACTTTACTACTACAAAGATAAACTTGATGCGATAAAAGAGGAAGATAAGGTTGATTACGCTGATAGAGGTTTTGTTTTTGGTGTGGCACAAGATGAAGTGATAATGGAAGAGAAAAAGTCTCACGAAGGGCAAAATGGCCGTGATGCGAGAGGTAAATTATTAGCAGTAGAAAAGCCAAAAGAAGATACTGGCAAAGAGATAAGTATAAGCGAAAATATAGAGAGAGTAGAAAATGACGATAGCATAATATATATCGCTAAAAAATCAGGATATGTAGTTGAGAAGAATGGCTCATTTGACATCGAAGAGCGTATAGAGATAAATGAAGCAAATTTTAAAACAACTGGCTCTATTCAAGCAGGTACTGATACAAATGTGACTTTGGTGGTTAGGGAAACTGATACTATAAAAGACGCCATCGGCACTGGCATCATCGTGGAGGCTGACGAGATAGAGGTAAAAGGAAATGTCGGCGCAAATGCGATGGTTAAAGCAAATGAAGTAATAATCGGCGGTCAAACACACCAAAAGGCTAAAATTTATGCAAAGAATGCAAAAATTTCTATCCACATCGGTAAGGTTGAAGCTGAAAATGTCGAGATAGATAGGCTAGAAGGCGGAAATGTTGTAGCAAAAAGAGTTAAGATAAATAGCGTTGTTGGTGGCTCTATAACTGCTCAAAATATCCAAATAAATACGCTTGGCTCAAACTGCACTATCACAGCTTCACACTTAATAGACGTAAGATATCTAAGAGGCACTGACAATAAATTTATAATCGATACTAGCAAAATGCCTGAGAGTGCTGAGGCTACGCAAGAGCAATTAAATAAGATCGAATATACAAAAGCAGAGCTTGCTTCGCTTCTAAAAAATATTGAAACAAAGAAAAATGTCATAAATGAAAATAAAGACTCGATTTATACCATAAAAGCAAAGGTAGAAGAGCTCTCAAAAGCTAAAGTGATACCGCCAGTTACCTTTATGAAAAAGCTAAAAGAGTATCAAGGTCTAGTCAATGAATATAACACTTTGCTAAAAATTTTTAAAGATAAAAAAGAGTTGCTGTCTACTCTAAAAGATGAGCTTGAGATCATGCAAAATGGAATATTTTCTGCAAAAGTGATAAATAGAGGCAACTGGGTTGAATTAAATGAGATTAGATTTGTTATCGTTGATCCTCCGCAAAATGTCACTTATATCTCAAAGCAAAATGAAACCGCTCATGCTATTACTTTGGAGAAGATTGGCGATGGCGATGAGGCTGAGTATAAGATCAAAAAGTCAAATAAATTAGAAGACTACACAGATACAAATTTTTAA
- the murJ gene encoding murein biosynthesis integral membrane protein MurJ: MFIKGFFSNSVGIMVSRILGLIRDLLTASILGAGIFSDLFFIAFKIPNLFRRIFGEGAFTQAFLPNFTNSKKKAIFQAEIFIKFLLFIGALTLLVNLFTPYFIKIIASGLSEQNVTDAVPLVRINFYYLVLVYIVTFMGALLQYKGHFATTAFSTALLNLAMIASLLLARGKSESVVALYLSFGVVAGGILQVLVHLIAMKFNALNKIFWGGLSGYFKGKKASSKGFFINFYHGLLGSSAMQISAFMDTWLASFLVSGSISYLFYANRIFQLPLAIFAIALSQALFPKITRLLKQKDEANALVWTKKSFYLLLCALLAATITGVVLSDFIIWLLFERGNFTRANTLECAKVLSAYLVGLTPFGLAKIFSLWLYANMKQKEAAKISIICLVINLILAVILMQKFGAAGLAFASSLGGFLQLILYIRAFGAKRFLAIIEPKFIAAITISAVLLYFGLIFLKDIFNANF, translated from the coding sequence ATGTTTATAAAAGGCTTTTTTTCAAACTCAGTTGGCATTATGGTTTCAAGGATTCTTGGACTTATAAGAGACCTTTTAACAGCTTCTATCCTTGGAGCTGGCATATTTAGCGATCTTTTTTTTATCGCTTTTAAAATCCCAAATTTATTTCGCCGTATCTTTGGTGAGGGCGCCTTTACGCAGGCATTTTTACCAAATTTTACAAACAGCAAGAAAAAAGCGATCTTTCAAGCTGAAATTTTTATCAAATTTTTACTTTTTATAGGCGCATTAACGCTTCTTGTAAATTTATTTACGCCCTACTTTATAAAGATCATCGCAAGCGGTCTGAGTGAACAAAATGTCACAGACGCAGTGCCACTTGTGCGTATAAATTTCTACTATCTAGTCCTTGTTTATATCGTCACTTTCATGGGTGCGCTGCTTCAGTACAAAGGGCACTTTGCAACGACTGCGTTTTCTACAGCGCTACTAAATTTAGCCATGATCGCTTCATTACTTTTGGCTCGTGGCAAGAGTGAAAGCGTGGTCGCACTTTATCTTAGCTTTGGCGTCGTTGCAGGCGGTATTTTGCAAGTTTTAGTGCATTTAATTGCTATGAAATTTAACGCTTTAAATAAAATTTTTTGGGGCGGTCTAAGCGGATATTTTAAAGGCAAAAAAGCTAGTAGCAAAGGCTTTTTTATAAATTTTTATCACGGCTTACTTGGCTCAAGTGCGATGCAGATAAGCGCATTTATGGACACTTGGCTAGCTAGCTTTTTGGTAAGTGGCTCGATAAGCTACCTCTTTTATGCAAATAGAATTTTTCAGCTTCCGCTTGCCATCTTTGCGATCGCACTCTCTCAGGCGCTCTTTCCAAAGATCACCAGACTTTTAAAGCAAAAAGACGAGGCAAACGCGCTAGTTTGGACGAAAAAAAGCTTTTACCTGCTGCTTTGTGCCCTGCTAGCTGCCACGATCACAGGTGTTGTGTTGAGCGATTTTATCATTTGGCTCTTGTTTGAAAGGGGAAATTTTACAAGGGCAAATACGCTTGAGTGCGCCAAGGTGCTAAGTGCTTATCTCGTGGGACTCACACCATTTGGCCTAGCTAAAATTTTCTCGCTTTGGCTCTATGCAAACATGAAACAAAAAGAGGCAGCCAAAATTTCCATCATCTGTCTTGTGATAAATTTGATCCTGGCGGTCATTTTAATGCAAAAATTTGGAGCTGCTGGCCTTGCATTTGCAAGCTCACTTGGGGGATTTTTACAGCTTATTTTATACATAAGAGCCTTTGGAGCTAAGAGATTTTTAGCTATAATCGAGCCTAAATTTATAGCCGCTATCACTATTTCAGCGGTTTTGCTCTATTTTGGTTTAATATTTTTAAAGGATATATTTAATGCGAATTTTTGA
- the cysS gene encoding cysteine--tRNA ligase, whose translation MRIFDTSKREKVEFSPIKDGEASIYLCGPTVYDDAHLGHAKSAVSFDLLRRVLKALGYKVKFARNYTDIDDKILNKMAQTGQSLKEITNKYIAHYESDMKALNVLDPDFKPKATQCLEAIISYIELLMQKGAAYKTSDGIYFDTSKDSGYFSISGKDNNTDLIARVASFGEKRDEKDFVLWKFDEKWYESPFGKGRPGWHTECVAMIREFLSDKENEEFEIDIHAGGIDLLFPHHENEASQCRCAYHKNLSKYWMHNGFIKVNNEKMSKSLNNSFFVKDALKHVHGEVLRFYLLTSHYRAHFNYSDEDLSASKKRLDKIYRLKKRVDGVQAGAANESFRNELLEALSDDLNASKALASVDEFVKMANEKLDNNPKDKAYKSEIVANLGLISEILGIASTDYVEYFQFGVSDEQKEQIKKLLDERAVAKKEKNFARADEIRDELANINISIMDTPNGAVWERNNE comes from the coding sequence ATGCGAATTTTTGATACTTCTAAAAGAGAAAAAGTAGAATTTAGCCCTATTAAAGATGGTGAAGCTAGCATCTATCTGTGCGGCCCAACGGTATATGACGACGCACATTTGGGGCATGCAAAATCAGCCGTTAGCTTTGATCTTTTAAGAAGAGTTTTAAAAGCGCTTGGCTACAAGGTAAAATTTGCAAGAAACTACACTGACATAGACGATAAAATTTTAAACAAAATGGCACAAACTGGCCAAAGCCTAAAAGAGATCACAAACAAATATATAGCACATTACGAAAGCGATATGAAGGCTCTAAACGTGCTTGATCCAGACTTTAAACCAAAGGCTACGCAGTGTCTGGAGGCGATCATTAGCTATATCGAGCTACTTATGCAAAAAGGGGCGGCATATAAGACCAGCGATGGAATTTACTTTGATACGAGCAAGGATAGCGGCTATTTTAGCATTAGTGGCAAGGATAACAATACCGATCTAATCGCGCGCGTGGCGAGCTTTGGTGAGAAAAGAGATGAAAAAGACTTTGTGCTTTGGAAATTTGACGAGAAATGGTACGAGAGTCCATTTGGCAAGGGTCGCCCAGGCTGGCACACTGAGTGTGTGGCTATGATAAGAGAATTTCTAAGTGATAAAGAAAATGAAGAATTTGAGATCGATATCCATGCTGGAGGCATCGATCTACTCTTTCCGCACCACGAAAATGAAGCAAGTCAGTGCAGATGTGCATATCATAAAAATTTGAGCAAATACTGGATGCACAACGGCTTTATAAAAGTAAATAATGAAAAGATGAGCAAGAGCCTAAACAATAGCTTTTTTGTAAAAGATGCTCTTAAACACGTACACGGCGAGGTACTTAGATTTTATTTGTTAACAAGCCATTACAGAGCACACTTTAACTATTCAGACGAGGATCTTTCAGCTTCTAAAAAGAGGCTTGATAAAATTTATCGGCTCAAAAAAAGAGTCGATGGCGTGCAAGCAGGTGCTGCAAATGAAAGCTTTAGAAACGAGCTACTTGAAGCACTAAGCGATGATCTAAACGCATCTAAAGCACTTGCAAGTGTCGATGAGTTTGTAAAAATGGCAAACGAAAAACTTGATAACAATCCAAAAGATAAAGCCTATAAGTCCGAAATAGTGGCAAATTTGGGTCTTATAAGTGAAATTTTGGGCATTGCTAGCACAGATTATGTTGAGTATTTTCAATTTGGTGTAAGTGACGAGCAAAAAGAGCAGATAAAAAAACTACTTGATGAGCGCGCGGTAGCCAAAAAAGAGAAAAATTTTGCAAGGGCTGATGAGATAAGAGATGAGCTAGCAAATATAAACATCTCTATCATGGATACACCAAATGGCGCAGTTTGGGAGAGAAATAATGAATAA
- a CDS encoding ABC transporter ATP-binding protein: MNNFGLKDVLKRFAPYFKDYIPHFILAFIGMALASGGTAVSAYLVEPVLNKIFVEKNETLLYMLPCAIIAIYVLKNIGTFMQAYFTAYIGQDTIRRFREKMVENLLTLDMKFFNDFRTGELISRTTNDIDRIRSIVSSMIPEFAREFITIIGLLCVVIYQSPKLAFFALVVMPIAIYPISHLAKKMKKISKKSQEKTSDITSALSEIFTNIEIIKANNAQKYEHSRFIDENNKFFKLNLKTVKIEQLVSPLMETIGSIGVAAVIIVGGKDVIDGNINMGAFFSFLTALFMLYTPLKRIVNIYNKMQDAIAASERTFFLMDKVSDIKDGEKELNEKIRLIKFNNVCLNYGDKEVLKGINLEARKSEFIALVGSSGGGKTSLMNLLMRFYDVNSGEILINDTNLKDIKIHSLRQNIGLVTQRVYIFNDTIAKNVAYGREFNEEAVVNALKMANAYEFVSKLDDGIHTILNEFGTNLSGGQRQRIAIARALYQNPQILIFDEATSALDNESEKEITKAINNLRNKKIIFVIAHRLSTVESADKIAVLSNGRIVDTGSDEELSKRNEIYAKLKGKALV; encoded by the coding sequence ATGAATAACTTTGGCTTAAAAGATGTACTAAAACGCTTTGCTCCATATTTTAAAGACTACATTCCACACTTCATCCTAGCCTTCATAGGTATGGCCCTTGCAAGTGGCGGAACAGCGGTCAGTGCGTATCTAGTGGAGCCAGTACTTAATAAAATTTTCGTTGAAAAAAATGAAACATTGCTTTATATGTTGCCATGTGCGATTATTGCCATTTATGTACTAAAAAATATAGGAACCTTTATGCAAGCCTATTTTACGGCATATATCGGACAAGATACGATTAGAAGATTTCGTGAGAAGATGGTCGAAAATTTACTAACTTTGGATATGAAATTTTTTAATGATTTTCGAACAGGCGAGCTAATAAGTAGAACCACAAACGATATCGACCGCATAAGATCGATAGTCTCAAGCATGATACCTGAATTTGCAAGGGAATTTATAACAATTATTGGCCTACTTTGTGTAGTCATATATCAAAGCCCAAAGCTAGCATTTTTTGCACTTGTAGTTATGCCAATAGCGATTTATCCGATTTCTCATCTTGCAAAAAAGATGAAGAAAATTTCCAAAAAGTCACAAGAAAAGACGTCTGATATCACTTCAGCCTTGAGTGAAATTTTTACAAATATCGAGATAATTAAAGCAAATAACGCTCAAAAATACGAGCACTCACGTTTTATTGATGAAAATAATAAGTTTTTTAAACTAAATCTTAAAACTGTAAAAATTGAGCAATTAGTAAGTCCGCTTATGGAGACGATAGGCTCTATTGGTGTTGCAGCCGTTATTATCGTAGGAGGCAAGGACGTTATCGACGGAAATATAAATATGGGTGCTTTCTTTTCATTTTTAACCGCACTTTTTATGCTCTACACTCCACTAAAACGCATCGTAAATATATACAACAAAATGCAAGACGCGATAGCCGCAAGCGAGAGAACTTTTTTCTTGATGGATAAAGTAAGCGATATAAAAGATGGTGAGAAAGAACTAAACGAAAAGATAAGACTTATCAAATTTAACAATGTCTGCCTAAACTACGGTGACAAAGAGGTTTTAAAAGGTATAAATTTAGAGGCTCGTAAGTCAGAATTTATAGCCCTAGTTGGCTCAAGTGGTGGCGGAAAAACTTCGCTTATGAATTTACTTATGAGATTTTACGACGTAAATAGCGGAGAAATTTTAATAAATGATACAAATTTAAAAGATATCAAAATCCACTCACTTCGCCAAAATATCGGTCTTGTCACGCAGCGTGTTTATATCTTTAACGACACGATCGCTAAAAACGTAGCTTACGGCAGAGAATTTAACGAAGAAGCCGTAGTGAATGCTCTAAAAATGGCAAATGCTTACGAGTTTGTGAGTAAGCTTGATGATGGCATCCATACCATTTTAAATGAATTTGGCACCAACCTATCAGGCGGTCAAAGACAGCGCATCGCAATAGCCAGAGCACTTTATCAAAATCCACAAATTCTCATCTTTGACGAGGCTACTTCAGCACTTGATAATGAGAGTGAAAAAGAGATCACAAAAGCTATAAACAACCTCAGAAACAAAAAGATCATCTTTGTCATCGCTCACCGTTTAAGCACGGTTGAAAGCGCTGATAAAATTGCGGTTTTAAGCAACGGAAGGATAGTTGATACTGGAAGTGATGAAGAGCTTAGCAAGAGAAATGAAATTTATGCAAAACTTAAGGGCAAAGCCTTAGTTTAA
- a CDS encoding quinone-dependent dihydroorotate dehydrogenase, giving the protein MSLNYDTLKSIFFKFDPETAHKIAELAMIGVNKIFPGSLSFVANKCVVDDNALKQNLFSSTYHNPVGIAGGFDKNATMFEALTALGFGYLEFGTFTPKPQPGNDKPRLFRLIDEESIQNAMGFNNDGCEAIKNRVKKLYPYTLPIWANIGKNKVTLNEDAIKDYEILVKEFSEICDTFVINVSSPNTPNLRALQDESFIKELFSVILPLTKKPIIFKIAPDMSHKDAIRLCSCAVENGASGVLVSNTSVDYSLSHSSNLKDFGGLSGKVIAKKSKEIFKAVADELYGKTTLIACGGIDSGAEAYERIKMGANLVQIFTSFIFKGPMIARDINLEILELLKRDGFASISEAVGADVKK; this is encoded by the coding sequence ATGAGCTTAAACTACGATACTTTAAAATCTATATTTTTTAAATTCGATCCTGAAACTGCCCATAAAATCGCTGAACTTGCAATGATCGGAGTAAATAAAATTTTTCCAGGATCATTAAGCTTTGTAGCAAATAAGTGCGTGGTCGATGACAATGCGCTAAAACAAAATTTATTCTCAAGCACCTACCACAATCCAGTTGGTATAGCTGGAGGCTTTGATAAAAACGCCACGATGTTTGAGGCACTAACAGCTCTTGGATTTGGGTATTTAGAATTTGGCACATTTACTCCAAAACCTCAACCTGGAAACGATAAACCAAGACTTTTTAGGCTCATAGACGAAGAAAGCATCCAAAATGCGATGGGCTTTAACAACGATGGCTGTGAGGCTATTAAAAATAGAGTTAAAAAACTTTATCCTTATACTTTGCCAATCTGGGCAAACATCGGTAAAAACAAGGTCACACTAAACGAAGACGCAATAAAAGACTATGAAATTTTAGTAAAAGAATTTAGTGAAATTTGCGACACATTTGTCATAAACGTCTCATCGCCAAACACGCCAAATTTAAGGGCACTGCAAGATGAGAGCTTCATAAAAGAGCTTTTTAGCGTCATTTTACCACTTACCAAAAAACCAATCATCTTTAAAATCGCTCCTGATATGAGCCACAAAGATGCGATCAGGCTTTGTAGTTGTGCGGTAGAAAACGGCGCTAGCGGCGTGCTTGTCTCAAATACAAGTGTTGATTACTCGCTCTCTCACTCGTCAAATTTAAAAGACTTTGGCGGACTAAGCGGTAAGGTGATCGCTAAAAAGTCAAAAGAGATATTTAAAGCTGTAGCAGACGAGCTTTATGGTAAGACGACGCTTATCGCATGCGGCGGCATAGATAGCGGTGCAGAGGCCTATGAGCGCATAAAAATGGGGGCTAATCTAGTGCAAATTTTTACAAGCTTTATCTTTAAAGGGCCGATGATCGCAAGGGATATAAATTTAGAAATTTTAGAACTTTTAAAAAGAGATGGCTTTGCTTCTATCAGCGAAGCAGTCGGCGCAGACGTTAAAAAATAG